In Pararge aegeria chromosome 7, ilParAegt1.1, whole genome shotgun sequence, the DNA window AGAAAATTTTGGGAATCCTCGTTTGTTTATtacctactagctgttgtccgctggGAGAACGCTTGTTCCGACGGGAACGGGATAATttactctccgccctttcaactaactctatgccaaaatttgATCAGTtggttagttagggcgttaagtaaggacaaacatacaaacacactttccattaattattatattagtaaggatgttcggtttaaccactgcaccgattttgTTGAAGTTTGGCCCATATATAACTTTCATTTTTGAGATAGAATTGAGTAGGTAATTTGGATCCTGGAAAAGCAGGTTGAAAATAGATTCcaatggatttaaaaaaaaacttcggtTTTAACTGCTTATGGAATCTGGGTCAAGTTGGCGTAGATATAGCTTTCATCCTGGGGGATCATCATAATcagatatacaatttttttttactcctgaAAAACGAGTGGTtttttcatatcaacccattaccggtccaatacagggcacggttctcctcccacaatgtgaaggggttaaggccgtagtccacaacgctggtccAGTATGGATTGATGGACACTTACTCATTAATTGTAAAACCACTTTTACGGGTAGCATCTTAAGTCTCTCTTGAAAGGTACTTTTATATACCACTTCATCATTGAGATTATCATCGCtgatatcattaataattttattgatttcttGATTTTTCAACGGACTTTGTTCACCCTCGTTTATTGGCCACTTAACTgaaattacacatttatttgtatttttacatattttgttgTGACACTTAGTATGccttcatttttatatttttttaaagcgtaTCTTAATCCAActtgtatgtatttaatatatccAAGAAAATGCTCTTTGTAGGCATGCACTATGGAGGTATGTTTCGTTACGCGGGTTAAGTAAACGGTAATCTATACCATCCGTATAAGAGTAAAGTAATGTCGTTTGTGATACATTAAAAACGTGATAAATATGAAtagattgacgtccactgctgcacataggtcttttttagggagcTCCAattaccacggtcttgtgctgcTGTGTCGTTTGATGCaatctgcccacctcgttgcgggtcgaacaacgctgcgtttaccggtgcggtcaccattccagcatcttggatcgtccatcggttctccgagctatgtgctccgcccatttcaaattcaaattctttatttagaaaaaatacgGTAGTACCTACCAACCTTACCTTAGTTACCTGAACACATATGTAGTTCACATTGACGTCCAAATATTTCAGCTAACGACTTTATGAGCCATTtctgtaactctggttcttctacggttctcctcatttctgatttgataacgtagaaataaatactcctaacatagctatCTCTATCCCTCGctgtgtgactctgagccttattATGAAATCCATCGTCAGCGacctaaataattatatagatgGAAAACACTTACATtcgatattttttgtttcgtCTTGTTTTTGAGAGTCGATGACCCGTATAGTCACCTAGAATaagaaattcttatttttatgttaacttctgttattcataaaagtttattaacttTCTGATCATTGAAACCTACAAAACCATCTTATCACGAGTTAATGTATAGAAATCTACTTGTTTCCTATTCCCATGTTTTGCAATTTATTACTCAAATCCTAGTTCACGTGCGTCAATCCTTGTATGGCTTACTTGCTAAATGTTTTCTCATTAGTAATTTGACATTcgaaataagaaaacaaaccattGCGTTAGTACGCGACCGCTTCACAACATTCATTAGTAACGGATTGAAATTTAGTTAATTAACGtacagttattaaaaaatctttaaaatattcttcattgaaagatacttttatatatttatcacttACCGTCATTAACAATATGGGCACAAGCTGTTTCATTTTGATATCTATGCTTTTTGAGActtctaaaacaaaaactaagtcTCATTTAGTGTTCAGAATTAAAGAGTTAAACCGAAAGGCTATTAAAAACAACTACATCTATGACCAAGGCAATGTTACATTCTTATTTACCTATAgagtttgattgtttttttttctaattaatgttcatgttattaaaatcaattgaGTATGCAATGATTAAACGGTCCGATATTAATTTGtggtgttattatatttattttgttattatattttctggAAATGAGTGTGTAGAACTGCCTCGTTAGTTTAGTGGTGAGCATGAACATGCGGTGCTATTTGTGTTATTTAGATCGAGATATGAAAATGGGGTTTTCTGTAATATAATTCTCAGTACAATACAACAGTCACAAATCCAAAATCTGcagaaaaaattggttgtctgtaaagtcggcttacagacaatagttgaacgtgacaacgtcgtaagaaaatactgatggaatggttgcatttttcaaacgaaaattttaattttatttgtttgatagatagtatcgttgctataaaccaTTGACACCAcgttcacttttcactgcacttcatccttgccaaAAACATGTAAATCTATTATTGtttagaagctgtccacgcggacgcatcgctcactcaagtaggagagagacagatgtcgaacgcggaggccgactgtgcctctttgtcgcttgttccgcgctctcgcttgcacttcaagccttgaatggaacgcctcagagccggctccatcgaatgataagacgttgtcacgtcaaaagatTGAATTGAGAAGTGCTCTCCTTTCCAGATTCCTGACTCCTGGCAGATGATGAGGTGCAGAtaaagatcatcatcattatcaacacattatCGAGCCACTGCTGGGTaccggtctcctctcagaatgagagggGATTAAGCCGTAGACGACGCTGTCCCAGAGCGGATTGAAAGACTTTACACGCTTTTGATAACGTTATGAAGATTCTCAGGCGTGTATTTCCTCACAATGGTCGCAAGATGGGAAAAGTCTTGTTTTCAACGCGTGCTTTGCTACCTTACTTAGAATTTTAGATACAACACCTTCACTACGTTGATGagttatgattataatatacgAGTTATTCTAAAATCCCTCGCTTAGAATTAGGATTTAACTTGGAGCCTGACATTGCATTGTCCGTAAGCCATAggtataaatattcaaatttctaggtaatacaaatataaagaaattttagCCAAAACAAGGAGTTTTCAATTGCTTTGTTGTTCTATTGCTAAGCATGTTCGAGGAATAAGTAGTGTTAAGGTTCAATTCCCGATACAGTTTCTTATCAAGAAATTTCTAGGTCAAGGAATTATTGTTCAGCAAATTGTCACTTTTAATTTCCATGTCTCGGAGAAGACGTTAAGACGTTAATCCCGTTAATCCCATAAGACgtttttatgatatatttttagtGTAATGATAATCTTTTAACCGCTAATCCGAGAAGGGGGACAAAGCTCTAGTTCCCTCTTCCAAGGCCTGTGTGGCAGTggcacataaatataaatatgatgatgatagaaatatataaaaaatggttacaaaTAAGCAACAAGttcaatggaataaaaaaatctcattatATAATTGATGTTAACCAAATatacttgaaaataaattaatttttgcttttttatctTCGTTAACCTGGTTCTTTTCTCCTTCTAGGAACTCCAAAGTAGCTTCTAATATCTTGTAAAATGGCTTAAATAAAAGATTTCCGCTACTTTCGATTTCTTGAAATTTTTCAACTGAAATTAAGTTaacattaagtttatttttcacagattttattctaaaaaataCCATAGGTTCTCAATTGTTTGACCGATTTATATGAAGTTGTGTTCcgaatttaaattatgcataaatAAGCACCAAGTCtcagaaaattttaaaagtacacTAATTCACAAAAAAACCCATTGTATGAGACTATTATTTATGGAAACAATGCctaatgtgtgtttttttttaattttcacaacTAGCtaaaaatgaaattcaaataaGCTTGTCTTTGCCTTTAATATTGTCTTTTGCGATCAATATTCCAGTTATGTTATTAAACGAATATAAAAACGAATTTATCATCATATTggaaaagtaaaaatatgtaaaatcatAAAGGAATAAAACTATGTACAGAACTATGTAATAGTTTTGTACATAGTTGTGGTACTTACGAATTAATTTTGCTAAGTAATTTGTAGAAACTCctaagaataatttattttttccggATGGAGGCGTCCCtggacttaaattaaaaaaaagaggatTGCTTTTAATGAAgttatctttaaaatttaatattttttgaagcaATCTATTGGATATAGCAACTAaaggtattttttgttttagaatttgTATGAGTGATTTAATGTCGTCTATAGTAGGAATAGCAATGCTGTTGAGTTTATTTCTACTTCTTAATTGTGGTTTTTCATCCGCAGAATTGGCTTcaataattttggaatttaagTTCTCAAAATATTGTCCAATTCTATTcatttgtttttcattatttttattgtatacagGAAGTGTTGCTTCAGACTTTAGATCATTGCCAAATAtattttcagattttttatCTCTAGGATTGTAATGGGTTATGATTTCTTTCAAATTATCTTTGATCTCAGAAAATAGTGATTTATCTAAATTGTTGTTGAAATATTTTGCATTACTTTCATGATAATGATCGTCCTCATATTCATCTGTTTCCTTTTCATGATGATAATTATGTAATTTGAATGACTCAGGTCCGGGCAGAGCTGATGGAATAGGATAAACCGAATTCTCCGTATTTTTGCAATTTACGAACAAATGGTTTAATGTACTCGTAAGTGTACTGGAAATATCATGTTGCTTTAgctaaaatggaaaaaagttctttaataaataattttaataagtcataaacaaatgaaaatgaatatttacCCCGGCTATTAACAGAATAATAGGATAACAGACCATTTTGCCTCGCAAATGAacctcaatattataaattgaatatagTTGCGagtgaatttatatatttcacatAGCTTCATCTATAACTAGATGTGCTCACGGCTTCGCTCGCGTAGTACTCTTGTGTAGTATGTGCTATAAAGATCTATCTGCTGAGTTTACTTGCAggctcttctctgtagaatttGGCCTTCGAACcagtggtagtcactacaaattATGTAGTGATCTCACAGCCAATGCTGGCTGGGAGATCTAGatagcggcgtcacaatagatcgttaTCAAGGACCAAGCGAAattgagccgcaagcagaagaagaaaaagaagatccatcaatctgaggcttTGGTGTGAAGTCTCATTTGCCTGTTATAACAAAGGCAACTACCTCGTTTagacaatgctgcttggcggccgaaataagcatggcggtggtacttccccggacgacttctgtcacaaaaagctctacttttaCTGGTGCAGTAGTTTAGTCGAACatgagtaacaaacaaacaaatgaagaaactttcacatttataatattgtaggtATTGTAATGAGTGATTGataattatacaacaaaatgATTATTGAGTACTTATACTACTAATTGAATTTGGTACcaatagtattaaataaatggcCGTATCTAATTGATTTTctacttatgaaaattataatactgGAATATTATACGTTATCAGATAtcattaagttaattttttaatagcgtattcaatgaattattatggAAAATGCAACGAAACTTTATCttcttaactttttatttgacggccgggtggcgcagtgggcagtgaccctgctttctgagtccaaggtcgtgggttcgattcccacaactggaaaatgttcgtgtgatgaacatgaatgttttcagtgtctgggtgtttatctgtatattataagtatttatgtgtattatattcataaaaaaatattcatcagctatcttagtacccataacacaagctacgcttactttggggctaggttgcaatgtgtgtattgtcgtagtatatttatttatttatttatttatttatttatttatctataacttaaacaataaaattaaatttacaattgATATTACTCatgtcaatattaataataatgaaaaattgaTTTACGCTGCGTCAAGGAGCCAAAGCCCCCCCTGGTTACTCCCAGACCAAAATCACTCATCAGATGAAACCCTTAATACCCCCGCCCAAGAAAACCGTTATCTCCCCAAGCAACCAGGCGTCTCCAGATACGAATAGGTAACGGTCCAGAAgttgttatatgtattttattcttcAGATCTATAATTGAGACAATGTCGAAAATACGTATTACGTTGAGAAAATTTTTACATTAACCTTTTTCGAAGTTGCTTATAAATAGGCTTCACTACCCGTTTAATATTTAAGCGCATACAGCTTTGTGTCTTGGTGCGTTTACAATATTGTTACTGGTATATTTTCCAGCTCCATATTCTGAGACACTTATTCTCTCGGAAAGTCTACTCAGTTTATAAACCGTGAATAAAATAATGAGAGTGCAATAAAAGCTAACAATGTTAACACGGACTCTGTTTATTTATGCGATCCTGGTATATTGAATTGgggaaattaaactttatttttctatcaaACTTAATCTTCAGGAAAACAAAATCATAGTCAAGATATGCCtgaagttctccataatgctctcaagaGCTGTGGAATCTACCAatcacttggctagcgtggttgATACGGCCTAATCCCTTTTGATTCTGTCTTTTGGCGATATTTGGAAATCGAACAAGATCCTGAACAACTTTTAAATGTTTCTCTTAAATATCTACCACCGTGGCCTGAATTCTTTTCATTCTGATGGGTGATCcgtggtaatgggtttatgacGAAGATGATTTGGTTATAGAGCAGCATAATGCAGTCAGTCAGCTCGTTCGTTCGCTCGTTCGTTCGCGTGTTTGATGACGCGGCTCGACTGCGTATCGACGACGAGGACTTCGATGTCATCGTACCGCACTTCCAGTGGCTATAGGGGCAGACACAACAGAAGAACCATGCCATGTTGTTGGCCGCTAATGCGTTGGCAATGAAACGAAGAATGTAAAACTCTATATAGATAGACTCTATATAGATAGAGTTTTACGTTCTTCGTTTTACGTTCTTCATTCGTTTTACGTATTGTATCTATATAGAGTTTTACGTTCTTCATTGCCAACCCATGCACTCGATGCGCGTTTCGGTTCGTAACTATCTGTACGAACATTGCAATTTCCAGACTGTTCTGAAGCTTGCTTGcggttgactgcaatctcatctaataatatataatatttaataatatactacgacaatacacacatcgccatctagccccaaagtaaacgtagcttgtcttatgcaacatagctgttgaatatttttatgaatataatacacataaatacttataatatacagataaacacccatacactgaataataatcatgttcatcacagaaacattttccagttgtgggaaccgaaccatGGCCTAGGagtcagaaagctgggtcgctgtccactgcgccagtcgtccgtcatctggtggttagtgatgatgcagtttaagatggtagcgggataacctgttaagggtattGCATTAATATTAAACCCTTAACCCTCGGGTACACATTATTacatcggaacgctaaatcttagCGGCACAGCCTTGTCGTGAATGCCTTGTCGGTAGTAGcaagagaatattcagaaaattTAAATAGCTCCGAAAACTCCCGTTTATTATACCACACCGGTAACTATTGCGTCAGAGTGTCGGCAAACAATTGAATAAATCGATTTATTTATGGAGTTCGAATGAGGCTTCTTTCTTTTCTGCGAACAGGGTTTCCTACTTACAATTTACCAAGTAAAGACATCGGCGCCGTGGCTCAGTTGGTTAAAGCGCCTGTCTAGTAAACAGGAGATCGCGAGTTCGAATCTCGCCGGGGcctgtagtatattttatttttaatgaatttcacTTCGTTTAGTTTGTATAGTCAATTTGCTTGCGTCGTGCTTAATGCATTTTTTCGTCTAGCAATTGCGACACTCTATTTGATGTTAGACGTAACAACtgtttctaatatttattgCAGACTAGCTCTTACCCGTGAATTCATCCGCGTATGGAGATATTaattttacgcgacatcgcacctgaacactaaatcgtttaatcgttttgttggtagggtggtaacaagctacaacctcccaacagaccataccggaaaattcagaaattataaattcccaaattgccactgccggaaaccgaacccgggacctcctacttaaattcacagtgcgaCTTTATATGTGCTAGAGATGCAATTATTGAGCTGAACATTATGTTcgaacaaagaaacaaacaaatagtagattcatctcatttataatattattatggatttATTGAGACTCTAGTTATTGAGACTTTAGAAAGTAGTTCGAAACATTGTCTAAAAGGAGTCTGATAGTTAaaccatcgtcatcatcatcaacccatcaccggccctctatagggcacgggtctcttcccacaatgagagcgggttaaggctgtagttccccacgctggcccagtgcggattgatgacctccacacacctttgagaacattatggagaactctcaggcatgcaggtttcctcacgatgttttccttccgcGGTGAAgatgagatattttaattacttgtaccgcatataactttgaaaagttagaggtgcgtgctgggattcgaactcggcccctcgaaagtcaagtcgagctcctaccaactTTCACCGCTTTCATAGGACAGTTAAACGTTTTACCCCAATTGCTTAGCCGATTGAGAAGGGACATTTCCTAATCAGAATTCAGGACCTCCGCGTACTAATGAACTACTGTTCCAGAGAGGTACATCCACAACAAACAATAACCAAAACGCATTTCGAAACAATGGACGATCGGTCTTTTTTGTCTCCCCACGCCTCCCCGAGGCATCCGCGTGGAAATCTATTCGCCATTTAATTTACATTTGGCCGGGAAAAACTGTCAGCGATTGGAAATGTATTGTAAAGAAGAATATCATTTTTGAATTACAAACATTTCAGCATAGAATTGacaacatacagaaccctcattcagccattgttGTATGCAGT includes these proteins:
- the LOC120625321 gene encoding uncharacterized protein LOC120625321 codes for the protein MKQLVPILLMTVTIRVIDSQKQDETKNIEFKWPINEGEQSPLKNQEINKIINDISDDNLNDEVVYKSTFQERLKMLPVKVVLQLMKAKNGLSNGMAKTMQGNRRMMEGLLDSSGTLFDILKDGFGNMRTLVFGN
- the LOC120625049 gene encoding uncharacterized protein LOC120625049, which encodes MVCYPIILLIAGLKQHDISSTLTSTLNHLFVNCKNTENSVYPIPSALPGPESFKLHNYHHEKETDEYEDDHYHESNAKYFNNNLDKSLFSEIKDNLKEIITHYNPRDKKSENIFGNDLKSEATLPVYNKNNEKQMNRIGQYFENLNSKIIEANSADEKPQLRSRNKLNSIAIPTIDDIKSLIQILKQKIPLQSSFF